A genomic window from Sparus aurata chromosome 14, fSpaAur1.1, whole genome shotgun sequence includes:
- the smkr1 gene encoding small lysine-rich protein 1, protein MPTKSRKSRSHSSRPAKKTGSPKTPKKRSASAKTAKTEVDILSPAAMENVYYIAHNAVDCLEFRGFGWPHSNKKKKKKKGTKRKKKK, encoded by the exons ATG CCCACCAAGTCCAGGAAATCAAGGTCCCACAGTTCAAGGCCCGCCAAGAAGACTGGGAGTCCAAAAACACCCAAAAAGAGGTCCGCTAGTGCCAAGACCGCCAAGACAGAGGTGGACATCCTCAGCCCGGCAGCCATGGAGAACGTCTACTACATTGCTCACAACGCAGTGGACTGTCTGGAGTTCAGAGGCTTCGGGTGGCCACATTcaaataagaagaagaaaaagaagaagggaacgaaaaggaagaagaaaaagtag
- the stmp1 gene encoding short transmembrane mitochondrial protein 1, with amino-acid sequence MLQFLAGFTLGNVVGMYLAQNYDVPNIAKKIEAFKKDVEAKKKPPE; translated from the exons ATGTTACAGTTCCTG GCTGGCTTCACCTTGGGAAACGTTGTGGGCATGTACCTGGCTCAAAACTATGAT GTTCCCAACATAGCCAAGAAGATCGAAGCCTTTAAAAAAGACGTGGAGGCCAAGAAGAAGCCCCCAGAGTGA